One segment of Rhodothermus bifroesti DNA contains the following:
- the nhaA gene encoding Na+/H+ antiporter NhaA, translating to METRGSTNRVAQLLRPFQEFFHTEAASGALLLVSAVIALVWANSPWGGTYQALWSATFTVGFGEAALTKSLLHWINDGLMVLFFLLVGLEIKRELLVGELSSPRKAGLAIAGALGGMIVPALLYSTLNAGGEGERGWGIPMATDIAFALGVLALVGRGLPVALRVFLAALAIVDDLGAVLVIAIFYTADLSTNALLAAAGIWGLLWGCNLLGVRQLSVYALLGVLLWLAVFKSGVHATVAGVLLALTIPARRKLDSASFLEQVREAIDTFARNRGEGRLLNEAQRDALYALEQSCERVEAPLTRLEHNLHGLVAYFVMPVFALANAGVVLGGDTGLSFTHPVTLGVVLGLLVGKPIGVLGASWLATRLRLAELPSGVRWGQLLGVGCLCGIGFTMALFIASLAFASPLLLDQAKVGILGASLLSGLVGWALLARERKIHKAETLAVET from the coding sequence ATGGAGACTCGGGGTTCTACGAATCGCGTAGCGCAGCTTTTGCGTCCTTTTCAGGAGTTTTTTCACACCGAGGCGGCCAGCGGGGCCCTGTTGCTGGTAAGCGCGGTGATAGCCCTCGTTTGGGCTAACTCGCCCTGGGGCGGGACCTATCAGGCGCTTTGGTCGGCAACGTTTACCGTTGGTTTTGGCGAAGCTGCGCTAACCAAATCGCTTTTGCATTGGATCAACGATGGGCTGATGGTGCTGTTTTTCCTGCTGGTGGGATTGGAAATCAAGCGGGAGTTGTTGGTCGGTGAGCTTTCTTCTCCGCGCAAGGCAGGTTTAGCAATTGCAGGAGCGCTTGGAGGGATGATCGTGCCAGCTTTGTTGTATTCAACGCTTAATGCGGGGGGTGAAGGCGAGCGGGGTTGGGGCATTCCGATGGCGACGGATATTGCGTTTGCGCTGGGCGTGCTGGCCCTGGTGGGCCGGGGGCTACCCGTGGCGCTCCGGGTGTTTCTGGCAGCGCTGGCCATTGTGGATGATCTAGGGGCGGTGTTGGTCATTGCGATCTTTTACACGGCAGATCTATCGACCAACGCCTTGCTGGCGGCTGCAGGCATTTGGGGCTTATTGTGGGGCTGCAATCTGCTGGGGGTACGCCAGCTGTCCGTCTATGCGCTGTTGGGCGTGCTGCTCTGGCTGGCCGTGTTCAAGTCAGGTGTGCATGCAACCGTTGCCGGTGTGCTGCTCGCCCTGACGATTCCGGCGCGGCGCAAGCTCGACAGTGCTTCGTTTTTAGAACAAGTGCGAGAAGCGATCGATACGTTTGCGCGCAATCGGGGCGAGGGACGTTTGCTCAACGAAGCGCAGCGCGATGCGCTTTACGCCCTGGAACAAAGCTGCGAGCGTGTCGAAGCGCCCCTAACCCGTTTGGAGCATAACCTGCATGGTTTAGTGGCCTATTTTGTTATGCCCGTTTTTGCCTTGGCCAATGCAGGCGTCGTATTAGGTGGAGATACCGGTTTAAGCTTTACGCATCCGGTGACGCTGGGCGTTGTGCTGGGCTTGCTTGTGGGCAAGCCTATTGGGGTGCTTGGGGCTTCCTGGCTAGCAACGCGGCTGCGGCTAGCCGAGCTGCCCTCAGGGGTGCGGTGGGGACAGCTGTTGGGCGTGGGATGCCTGTGCGGCATCGGCTTTACCATGGCCTTGTTCATTGCCAGCTTGGCTTTTGCTTCCCCGCTGCTGTTGGATCAAGCCAAAGTCGGGATCCTTGGCGCATCGCTGCTTTCCGGGCTTGTGGGCTGGGCGCTGTTAGCTCGGGAGCGGAAAATCCACAAAGCAGAAACGCTGGCGGTCGAAACATAG
- a CDS encoding sensor histidine kinase: MPWQGTQSRPVGQLVFKLAAYSMLVAAAPAAATLFVVGSPLLQWGLLMLIWAASVLLVATRLLTPRLTLARELLAQIRNRSFENLEQAQVPQGDELNTLIWEVYRTGRVLEKEIQQLQRMEDYRREFLGNVSHELKTPIFSIRGFAETLLEANPEDEATRQAFLQKILHNADRLAHLVRDLSDISRLETGALQMQMAPCNLVSLVREVIESMEPLAAARQVSLRITATENMPSVLADRERLRQVLVNLVDNAIKYNNPGGFVEVRLEAIPQQHSVRVAVVDNGIGIAPQHIPRLTERFYRVDRSRSREQGGTGLGLAIVKHILQAHRTRLQIESTPGRGSTFAFVLPAASV; this comes from the coding sequence ATGCCATGGCAAGGAACCCAAAGCAGGCCGGTAGGCCAGCTGGTGTTTAAGCTGGCTGCCTACAGTATGCTTGTGGCCGCTGCTCCAGCAGCCGCGACACTGTTTGTTGTAGGAAGCCCTTTGCTGCAGTGGGGCCTGTTAATGCTAATCTGGGCCGCAAGTGTTTTGTTGGTGGCTACACGGCTGCTTACGCCCCGCTTGACCCTAGCACGTGAGCTTTTAGCCCAGATCCGAAACCGATCCTTTGAAAACCTAGAGCAAGCACAAGTGCCTCAAGGCGACGAGCTCAACACGCTGATTTGGGAAGTTTACCGCACCGGCCGCGTGCTGGAAAAAGAAATCCAGCAACTCCAACGCATGGAAGACTACCGGCGCGAGTTTTTAGGCAACGTGTCTCATGAACTCAAAACCCCCATTTTTTCTATTCGGGGGTTTGCAGAAACGCTGCTTGAAGCCAATCCAGAAGATGAGGCCACGCGCCAAGCCTTTTTGCAAAAAATTTTGCACAATGCAGATCGCCTGGCGCACTTGGTGCGTGATCTTTCGGACATTTCGCGCCTGGAAACAGGCGCATTGCAAATGCAAATGGCTCCGTGTAACCTGGTATCCTTGGTGCGTGAGGTGATCGAATCGATGGAGCCGCTAGCAGCAGCACGCCAAGTATCCCTGCGGATTACGGCTACGGAGAACATGCCTTCTGTTTTGGCTGATCGCGAACGCCTACGCCAGGTGCTGGTTAATCTGGTAGATAACGCCATCAAGTACAACAATCCAGGAGGGTTTGTGGAAGTGCGCCTCGAGGCCATCCCGCAGCAGCACAGCGTGCGTGTAGCCGTTGTCGATAATGGCATTGGTATTGCACCGCAGCACATTCCGCGCCTAACCGAGCGATTTTATCGGGTGGATCGCTCAAGATCACGCGAGCAAGGGGGGACTGGCCTCGGTCTGGCGATCGTTAAGCATATCCTTCAAGCGCACCGCACCCGTTTGCAGATTGAAAGTACCCCCGGTCGAGGCTCTACTTTTGCTTTTGTCCTGCCTGCAGCTTCGGTGTAA
- a CDS encoding response regulator transcription factor: METLLRAMPDADVADRPPRVLIVDDEEDILSLLAYNFQRGGFEVELAREGLEALEKAARSQPDVIILDIMMPGMDGLEVCRRLRRDAKLRTIPIVMLTARTEEEDYLKGLDVGADLYIGKPVSVPVLLSQTRALLRGLRRYETPPELLRIHDLEIDRDRYLVYRFTPEGRETLRLPRKEFELLYFLAAHPGKVFSRQELLDEIWGRDVYVVDRTVDVHVRKIREKLGSTYIETVKGIGYKFRE, encoded by the coding sequence CGCGTGTACTTATCGTAGACGACGAGGAGGATATCCTTTCGCTTCTGGCCTACAATTTTCAGCGGGGAGGTTTTGAGGTAGAGTTAGCCCGAGAGGGCCTAGAAGCTTTAGAAAAGGCAGCACGCAGCCAGCCGGACGTAATTATTTTGGATATCATGATGCCGGGGATGGATGGGTTAGAGGTATGCCGACGGCTGCGGCGTGATGCGAAACTCCGCACCATCCCCATTGTGATGCTTACTGCCAGAACCGAAGAGGAAGATTACCTCAAGGGCCTGGATGTAGGTGCAGACCTGTATATTGGCAAGCCGGTGTCGGTTCCTGTGCTGCTGAGTCAAACGCGGGCATTGCTGCGGGGTCTGCGTCGCTATGAGACTCCTCCCGAGCTGCTGCGCATTCACGACCTAGAAATTGACCGGGATCGGTATCTGGTCTATCGTTTTACCCCCGAAGGGCGAGAGACACTACGGTTGCCCCGTAAGGAGTTTGAACTGCTTTACTTTTTGGCGGCGCATCCAGGAAAGGTTTTTTCGCGACAGGAATTGCTCGACGAAATTTGGGGGCGTGATGTCTATGTGGTAGACCGGACGGTCGATGTGCACGTGCGCAAAATCCGCGAAAAGCTAGGCAGTACGTATATCGAAACGGTCAAGGGCATCGGCTACAAATTCCGTGAATAG
- a CDS encoding sodium-dependent bicarbonate transport family permease, whose amino-acid sequence MLEILLTNLLSPIVLAFALGVVAQLIRSDLSFPEPLYQALSIYLLLAIGLKGGAELSHTPWAVVLWPALVTLLLGMLTPVTSYIVLRKIGRMDRINAAAIAAHYGSVSAVTFIAAQTFGQLQGTPAEGFMPALVAMLEVPAIVVALMIVFLRSNRHGSWRQGLHEVLTGRSVLLLVGGVVIGYLSGMEGLKQVEPFFVNGFKGALTLFLLEMGLVAARRLRDLKKVGAFLIGFGICMPIVHGVLGVVLGSWAGLSEGGSAVLGAMVASASYIAAPAAVRISLPEANPTYYLTASLGITFPFNLTLGIPLYFALAHWIGG is encoded by the coding sequence ATGCTGGAAATTCTGCTAACGAACTTGCTTTCCCCCATCGTTTTGGCCTTTGCGCTAGGCGTTGTTGCGCAGCTGATTCGCAGCGATTTGTCGTTTCCAGAGCCGCTTTACCAGGCGCTATCGATTTATTTGCTGTTGGCGATTGGATTAAAAGGCGGCGCCGAGCTCAGCCACACACCTTGGGCTGTGGTGCTCTGGCCAGCTTTGGTGACCTTGCTGCTGGGTATGTTGACACCGGTGACGTCCTATATCGTGCTGCGGAAGATCGGCCGTATGGACCGCATCAACGCGGCGGCTATTGCCGCGCACTACGGCTCAGTGTCGGCCGTAACGTTCATTGCAGCACAAACATTTGGCCAGCTGCAAGGCACACCTGCCGAGGGATTCATGCCCGCGCTAGTAGCTATGCTCGAAGTCCCGGCCATCGTAGTGGCGCTGATGATTGTCTTTTTACGCTCGAACCGCCACGGCTCCTGGCGCCAAGGGTTGCACGAAGTGCTCACAGGGCGAAGCGTGTTGCTTTTAGTGGGGGGAGTGGTCATCGGCTATTTGTCCGGTATGGAAGGGCTCAAGCAAGTTGAGCCCTTTTTTGTCAATGGCTTTAAGGGAGCGCTGACGCTGTTTCTGCTGGAGATGGGGCTGGTTGCTGCGCGGCGCTTGCGCGATTTAAAGAAGGTGGGTGCTTTCTTAATCGGATTTGGCATTTGCATGCCCATCGTGCATGGCGTGTTAGGTGTTGTGCTAGGAAGTTGGGCTGGGCTTTCCGAGGGCGGTAGTGCGGTACTGGGAGCTATGGTCGCTAGCGCCTCCTACATTGCAGCACCAGCAGCTGTACGCATTTCGCTGCCTGAAGCAAACCCCACCTACTACCTGACGGCCTCGCTGGGCATTACCTTCCCATTTAACTTGACGCTCGGCATCCCGCTGTATTTTGCCTTAGCACACTGGATCGGAGGGTAA